The window GTCGGGAGTGTGgatgtaatagggttgtttccatctacaaatcttagggcagaatagtatcccaataaattcttatagattataagaacatgttaaactacctttagtggacctctaatgagcatatttttataaatattgaatttgaaaTATCTTTTAAAACACCTCACGTGACCgaagtcgaaacgacattgaagattctgatgacgtcaccactcacggtttgacactgggctataaccgcgaaaatcgaagttcgtcatggCGGGCATtgttctctgtcattctaattacgtcttagtaagagtaggccccccgttgtctgttccaaagagtaaagtaagtatataggtctgTTCTcgcacaaaatttaatactcaagccgtagccattttggtggtgggcaattaattgaagcttcgatatctgcactaaaaataaaaatcatagaaatgctaatggacaataaatactttatgaattatgatatataaaaactcattattacagaaaacatattttattagctggttaaaaacccacacgcacgcatatactgcttgcccaccacctaaatggctacggcttgagtatcaaattctgCACTGAGAATAGCacctatataattactttactttttggtatgtacatagttgtgtcacaccgtaaactgtgacgtcatacaattttgaaagagcgttttgggcaaagaatataatactcactagggttttgggcgcgaaagcatgggtcaaaatatattttgttaatttaacatatttaaagccgtttttagggtaaaagttaaattttagggcaacgtttggttaatatagaacgtattacaaacgtttcaaaaaattggaaacaacccttaATGGTGCATTTACCGTGGTTTACATTCGCGGCTCGTGGCTCGGCTCGCGGCTCGTCTCGTATCTCGGCCACGGAACTTAAGCTCGTCGAGCAAATCGATTTTAAGCATTTAAGGATTGAACAACAGGAGACTCCTtcactgtaattttctgtacaaaatagtctgccaatttttgcgggggaggggcacgtcaaatgtacgactatttgtacgtaacgtaactTACAAATAGcgatgtcagataaacgtcagtccatacaatacatggggtaagctcttaaaggccactccagttgttaaatcctccaagctaGCGGTATGTTCCATGTTCAAATACAATTGATTTACATCATGTAAACAACCCTTAAGTGAAAAAATGATTGGCTTAAAGGACTTGTATCCAGGTCataactgtttaaaaataataaagaaatgtcaAACAGCTGATATCACTGACACTGACAGTGACAGcaactattatatgtattacaaaACATGAACAAAACTATTGAAAATttgattacaaattacaataaagtgcataattatttaaagtaacAAATGCACAGATATTTACCTTGTTCTCGATCCCATATAATAAAATGCAGAAACGATTTGCGACGCTTGCAGTAATATCAATACTAAGTTTAGCACTTTGGATCTATTGGAGTTCAAACTTGGAACTTCATGAAACAATAAGACTTTTAAAAACCAGCCAAAACAGATTTATAAAGGACCTTAAAATATCACCTTTAAACACGTCATGCGGAAGTAAGCCTCAagcaaaacattattttaactgTGTGCTCGTAATccgtaaatatttacttactataaTAAAGTAATGTTGTCCTTCACACCTTCTATCCTTATGGACTTTATTTAAGCATGTTCTAcccattttaatacatataaatattgttgTAGCATCTATTTCTATTGAATAATATTCTCTACTctggtaggtacttaaataattaaaattatgtttaattCACCATTATTGCACGATGTTGTTAATCTCTGTGGAAGAGTGGTGGCTCCTGACAGGGATTTTTAtgcttaaaaagaggcaccaacctgttttgttaaataacttgtgctattgatttttttacattatttgggCTTGTATCCAGCTACCCAATTCATGTTCATAAAGAGTTCGGGTTTTAGCAATAAGACTATATACAGCTTCCTGCTACTCTTAATGCATACACTACCATCAACCTGCCAGGCGGCCCCCAGTCCATAGTCCCTTTTCGCTGTATAcgcattttcccatgttatcgacCACGCTCGTAGTACATAGCACACGCTCGCACTGCATGTGTTAAATGGTTGAGTTGTATATTATACAGATCTGCAAGTgatcatgtatttttttgtttcagaaaatccatttataattataatagtgACCTCATATGTTGGTCATGTTGAACTACGGAGTGCACACCGCAGAGCTATGCCACAAGATTATCTAGTGGCTATGAATGCTACAAGAATATTTATGTTGGCAAAAATCCCACCACATGAAAAGTAAGACAGAACTTCTGCTGTTTGATAGAACTAAGACAAGTAATCTTAATAATGATGGTTTAaatcttaatataaattttttttaaggatcaATACATTTTGTActgtaaactataaaaaaaatagcataccTTCAGATCCCTAGTGCTGGCTTCGTCATAATATCAGAAAGCTCATCCACCTTagattttgtcaaaataaaacatgCATTTACACATGTCATCTACAACATGCATCATCATAATTTATAGCAAATAAGTGATTACAAAAAACCTATATCCTAATGCGGCACAAACATTTGaaattaagttttaagtttttttttataacaaaaatttttttttcagatatatTACTCAGGCGGCTATAGAAGATGAAAGCAATACTTTTGGGGACATCCTCCAAGGCTCATTTCTAGAAAACTACCGCAACTTAACATTCAAGCATTTGATGGGTTTACAATGGGCCTCGAAAAAATGCAGTGATGCCTCCTACATACTCAAAGTAGATGATGACACTGTATTTAATTTAGAAAGAACATACAAACTTTTAACCAGCAAAAGTATTGAAGGAGATTATCTTATTGGTTACATGTTGAACAATACAAAGCCAAGAAGAGATAGACAAAATAAATGGTATGTGACATGGGAAGAATATCCGAGGAATGAGTACCCACCATATATGTCCGGCTGGTATTACATAACAACACCAAATACTGCTGCAAGATTATCAAATGAAGCAATGTACCATCCATACTTCTGGATAGATGATATACTGATCACCGGTCTTATAACTGAAGCTCTTAACATCAAACTTATTCATCTACCTAAAGGGTTTTGGCTTGAATATTATGAGCTCCTTGAATGCTGTTTAAgggatatgataaataaaaatattatgtgtGATGCTGTTGTAGGTCCAAATGGTGGTaggaataatttaattttagagtTTAATGATGGCCTAAGTTTGTGTAATAAGTTGAAAAATTGTACTAAAAGAAATGAGGAGCAGTCTCTTGATAAAGTATGTGTGGCTTTTAGAGAGAGAAGTATCTTCAGCGATGGTAAGCCTGAAGTACAATTCATTAAGGTAAGGTGATCTTGGTTGACCTTTGGTGGGTCTTATGACTTTGCAATACAAGAGTGTTGAAAATGTCACATCCCTTCTCATCTTAGGGCTTTTCTGGTGATGCTAGACAAAATGACAATCATAAATCAACAATTGCTAAACTAAATGAAATAATGTTTCAGAATGAGAGATACTATGGTATATAAGTATTGACATCTAAGGACCTTACGGATACCAAGAATGATGATAGTTCAGCGGTGTTGTGGCGTTCGCCCACGCCTAGTAGCTACGCCTCTGCTCCAATGCGCATGGTCTCTATATTATTATCAAACTCTTAATGTTATATGTCATTTACTAACCCTTAACAATGTCATCAATTGTAAAATTATTGAACGCTAAATATTTCTAGTCTATTTTATACAAATGTACGTGAAAAAATTGACCGTCCATTAGCATagttaattaagtaattaacaaagtatAATAGTAAGTAGTAATATAGTGATAAGCTTCAATGAATGCGTTAAACCATTATCAATTGAAACCTGTATTGCAGCAAACTCAAAAAGCTACctcacaattattattatattattaaaaatataatttgtgataaatatgaaatttacaaCACACTCCCTACTTTAATTGACTTGCCCCATTTCAAAGTAAAGATAAGCCCATGCATACAATTCCGACCGAATATTCTCAATGAGCAAAACACAGCACCATCTATTGTATACTGCGTAAACTACGTGGCCGATGGTCAGAACAAATATATACAATCAATTATACGTGTCAATGTTATGTcacgttattttaaacgtcaaaaatcgctgccaacttagcttggtctgactagtACTTTctcacttaaataataaatagttattaggGGACATCTCATACATGATCAACCTAgccaaaaaatataatactcactaggaacCTAGCCCCCAAACCACACATTGTTTAGGGTGACTCATTGAGGTATAGTACGGTAACTTgctcagggccggatttaggggagcgCAACCGGagctacagccccggggcctccacaaaagaggggcccccacaatagactTCGGAAATTTTACCATTTCATTTGGCCAGGGGGCCTCAACTCCATTATTGCCCGacgcctccagacctctaaatccggcattggacTTGCTCATCAGTTAACCACCCTTTTTTGGGGTGCCCATAtcttgaaaattaaaaaaaggccGCATCTCGCATCAAGGTCGAACATGTGGGCAAGTTAGATCAATGATAAAGAAACCATGcttaaaatgcgaaaataatgcaaatttatataaagatgAAGTGTGCTGTACAATTAATTCTACAcgcctagactccttaactcaaaacatctttttaatttaagattagtagttaagttttttggtatgaaataaacagattaatattattatttttttatctatcatATGCCCCAATGTATTGCATGCGATTACGAGATGCGACCCTGTAGACCAATTAGGTATAATTATCCTACCGACAACGCCAATTTCCGTTcgaacataaataattatgatgggGTGATAAAACCAAAACCGCTTGGAGAACATACGCTTtggggttgtcgttgagattcaagattgcgaagacgtctcgagaatatttttttgtgttttgctcatttatgttgttcaaagtgtagttgatagcttattatgcagtgaactatcgtggaagtgtgcagctaatgaaaaactaatcttgaaacgcgtttaaccatgttttaatcaacatccggcaaaccatcgtggcttttagtaaagtccagctatctctttactaaaaagcaactaccgaacaacgtcatgctctacgagcacacttaaaacttacaacgaaacttgacatcaacttgacattggcaaaatcatcatagatttgatggaagccatattttaaaagaagaagaagaacataCGCTTTTTGATCGTATAACATAGAGACATAgacatgtttatttttctaGGACCATAGAGCAACTTATGTAGGTGTAGGCACTTCATACTTCATATGACATATCCCACATACATCATTAATATGTAAATAGAGtgcatacattttaatttaatcaattcaataatgtaatattttagaGAGTGTCATGTTATTTtagatattacattttattttataggtaaataaaagTCAACCTTTCCAAATTATTGTTCTAAAATGCTgagaaaattaaagaaaatagcaatacttttaattattacaagttTTTGGATTGATCCGagtttacaaataaaaagaaTGACAAAAAGAAGAATACTTTACAATCCAATGGAATAtcggtttataaaaaaatatataatatcgcCTTCCGAAAGGTTATGTCAAAGTAAGAAtccaataattaataaaaatgcattATATTTATAGAATTAAGCTACCTCCTATTGCTATCACCCACCCCTCATGAtgctcccacattggctgttataattgtattttatacaatcgatATATattaatagagagcttttcagtcgagtagcGTGTTTGCAACGAAACTtattgctgagttgcctaagtaaggtacgagatttaAAAGCTTGATTCTATCACTAttctatacaatactttttctatgaatcatataaaatgaaactttttatttactttgaaacctaaataattaatgaaaattggtaagtatctcagtagacata of the Cydia pomonella isolate Wapato2018A chromosome 19, ilCydPomo1, whole genome shotgun sequence genome contains:
- the LOC133528156 gene encoding beta-1,3-galactosyltransferase 5-like produces the protein MQKRFATLAVISILSLALWIYWSSNLELHETIRLLKTSQNRFIKDLKISPLNTSCGKNPFIIIIVTSYVGHVELRSAHRRAMPQDYLVAMNATRIFMLAKIPPHEKYITQAAIEDESNTFGDILQGSFLENYRNLTFKHLMGLQWASKKCSDASYILKVDDDTVFNLERTYKLLTSKSIEGDYLIGYMLNNTKPRRDRQNKWYVTWEEYPRNEYPPYMSGWYYITTPNTAARLSNEAMYHPYFWIDDILITGLITEALNIKLIHLPKGFWLEYYELLECCLRDMINKNIMCDAVVGPNGGRNNLILEFNDGLSLCNKLKNCTKRNEEQSLDKVCVAFRERSIFSDGKPEVQFIKVR